In one window of Zingiber officinale cultivar Zhangliang chromosome 11A, Zo_v1.1, whole genome shotgun sequence DNA:
- the LOC122031413 gene encoding mannose-specific lectin-like: MAALVMLSAILLFLPSSMAKNILYEGESLKTGESLTEGVYTLTMQTNCNLVLSDNGNVLWSTNTGGKGTNCYLSVQTDGNVVIYDKAGNVIWSSDTWSRWGGPYLFVLQRNRNVVLYDSKWATNTYTANSEGFVVAKRDHNDTSIMTEVVVPAADEPANRKIAMATNN, from the coding sequence ATGGCTGCCCTTGTTATGCTCTCTGCTATCCTCCTCTTCCTGCCTTCCTCCATGGCCAAAAACATTCTCTATGAAGGCGAATCGCTGAAGACCGGCGAATCCCTCACAGAAGGGGTCTATACACTCACCATGCAGACCAACTGCAACCTCGTGCTGTCAGACAACGGCAACGTCTTGTGGTCCACTAATACCGGCGGCAAAGGCACCAACTGCTACCTCAGCGTCCAGACCGACGGCAACGTCGTCATCTACGACAAGGCCGGCAATGTTATTTGGTCGAGCGACACCTGGTCCCGTTGGGGGGGCCCCTACCTCTTTGTCCTGCAGCGCAACCGCAACGTCGTCTTGTACGACTCCAAGTGGGCCACCAACACCTACACCGCCAATTCCGAAGGGTTTGTGGTCGCCAAAAGGGACCACAACGATACTAGCATCATGACGGAGGTGGTCGTGCCGGCTGCGGATGAACCCGCGAACAGAAAGATCGCCATGGCGACTAATAATTAG